One window of the Vigna radiata var. radiata cultivar VC1973A chromosome 1, Vradiata_ver6, whole genome shotgun sequence genome contains the following:
- the LOC106765620 gene encoding small nuclear ribonucleoprotein SmD3b: MSRSLGIPVKLLHEASGHVVTVELKSGELYRGSMIECEDNWNCQLESITYTAKDGKTSQLEHVFIRGSKVRFMVIPDMLKNAPMFKRLDARIKGKGASLGVGRGRAVAMRAKAQAAGRGAAPGRGVPPVRR, translated from the exons ATGAGCAGAAGTTTGGGAATTCCGGTGAAGCTTCTCCACGAGGCTTCGGGACACGTGGTGACGGTGGAGCTCAAGAGCGGAGAACTCTACAGAGGGAGCATGATCGAATGCGAGGACAATTGGAACTGTCAACTCGAGAGCATCACCTACACTGCCAag GATGGAAAAACATCGCAACTTGAGCACGTGTTTATTCGAGGAAGCAAAGTCAG GTTTATGGTCATACCAGACATGCTGAAGAATGCTCCTATGTTTAAGCGTTTGGATGCAAGAATCAAG GGCAAGGGTGCATCACTCGGTGTTGGTAGGGGCAGAGCAGTTGCAATGCGAGCCAAG GCTCAAGCTGCTGGTCGTGGAGCTGCACCTGGAAGGGGTGTACCACCAGTGAGGAGGTGA
- the LOC106766828 gene encoding uncharacterized protein LOC106766828 produces MAKKRKSVATRLDEVDRTMYSTFCSTANSLSHLYTHAMNQQKLSFQAGERHALEKLYQWILRQQQEGSRVTTIDIVTHLQNELEYGGEEAPVSPRQPMHQQNSQTAMHTNFGGSIPSNAFGATVAGQGIRAGQPDQQAKNSVFSNALSSPIRRSLQPYHLAQGSFPSGNIMSSGTGNGTRNSEMTYPNGQNRDSNSSNSSDCMDMHSDSPGHDFSY; encoded by the exons ATGGCGAAGAAGCGAAAGTCGGTGGCCACGCGCCTCGACGAAGTGGATCGTACCATGTACTCCACCTTTTGCAGCACCGCCAACTCCCTCTCCCATCTCTACACCCACGCCATGAACCAACAGAAACTCTCCTTCCAGGCCGGTGAACGACACGCTCTC GAGAAATTGTACCAGTGGATTCTCAGGCAGCAGCAAGAAGGGTCTAGGGTGACCACGATTGATATTGTTACCCATTTgcag AATGAGCTCGAATATGGGGGAGAGGAGGCACCAGTGTCCCCAAGGCAGCCAATGCATCAACAGAACTCCCAGACTGCAATGCACACTAACTTTGGTGGAAGCATACCGTCTAATGCATTTGGAGCGACTGTGGCAGGGCAGGGGATACGAGCTGGGCAACCTGATCAACAAGCAAAGAACTCAGTGTTCTCAAATGCACTCTCTAGCCCTATTCGTCGCAGCCTTCAGCCATATCATCTGGCTCAGGGGAGCTTTCCTTCAGGTAATATCATGTCATCAGGAACTGGAAATGGAACCCGGAACAGTGAGATGACTTATCCTAATGGCCAGAACAGGGACTCAAATTCTTCTAACTCTAGTGATTGCATGGACATGCATTCAGATAGTCCTGGTCATGATTTTTCATACTAG